A portion of the Kribbella jejuensis genome contains these proteins:
- a CDS encoding sugar kinase, with the protein MPETAALCLGEAMIMLAGGAGPLSDVEVFKRSVGGAECNVAGGLAALGVPTGWISRLGDDGFGQHVLRDLEARGVDVGGVELDPVRPTALYVKESDGGRSQMHYYRTGSAAAAMDPAFLDRPEVRERLAQAKLVHTTGITAGISSSSSDMLERLATEPREFLLSVDLNWRPVLWRERDPEPLWRLLKAADIVLIGADEAEVFAGTGDPEALYELVGGKTLVVKDDSNAAIVLEPDGRTEVPALSVEVVETVGAGDAFAAGFLAGTLQGLPATQRLRLGHLTAAAVLTRPEDHAPPPSLVEREKLLNATDEEWAATKIGVA; encoded by the coding sequence ATGCCCGAGACGGCCGCCCTCTGCCTGGGCGAAGCGATGATCATGCTCGCGGGTGGCGCCGGACCGCTGTCGGACGTCGAGGTGTTCAAGCGGTCGGTCGGCGGGGCGGAGTGCAACGTGGCCGGCGGGCTGGCCGCGTTGGGCGTACCGACCGGGTGGATCTCCCGGCTCGGCGACGACGGTTTCGGCCAGCACGTACTGCGGGACCTCGAAGCGCGCGGGGTCGACGTCGGGGGAGTGGAACTGGACCCGGTCCGGCCGACGGCGCTCTACGTGAAGGAGTCCGACGGCGGGCGGTCGCAGATGCACTACTACCGGACCGGCTCGGCGGCCGCTGCGATGGATCCCGCGTTCCTGGACCGGCCGGAGGTGCGGGAGCGGTTGGCGCAGGCGAAGCTCGTGCACACCACCGGTATTACCGCGGGTATTTCTTCGTCGAGCTCGGACATGCTGGAGCGGCTGGCCACCGAGCCGCGGGAGTTCTTGCTGAGCGTCGATCTGAACTGGCGGCCGGTGCTGTGGCGTGAGCGGGATCCGGAGCCGTTGTGGCGGTTGCTGAAGGCTGCCGACATCGTGCTGATCGGGGCGGACGAGGCTGAGGTCTTCGCCGGCACCGGGGATCCCGAGGCGTTGTACGAGTTGGTCGGCGGCAAGACGCTGGTGGTGAAGGACGACTCCAACGCCGCGATTGTTCTTGAGCCGGATGGTCGCACTGAGGTCCCAGCACTGTCCGTAGAAGTTGTGGAGACGGTCGGGGCCGGGGATGCGTTTGCGGCAGGCTTCCTGGCAGGGACCTTGCAGGGGCTGCCGGCAACGCAGCGGTTGCGGTTGGGGCATCTCACGGCGGCCGCGGTGTTGACGCGGCCTGAGGATCATGCGCCGCCTCCGAGCCTGGTCGAGCGGGAGAAGTTGCTCAACGCCACCGACGAGGAGTGGGCGGCGACGAAGATCGGTGTGGCATGA
- a CDS encoding amino acid deaminase, whose product MPAYDADAVAALADQQVSWRDKALPPGFWGRTVADVLAEKPRLSQLPTPLMTLSAAGLRHNVDTLATWCARHGVELAPHGKTTMAPALWAMQLDAGAWAITLANAFQLGVARAYGVRRVLIANAVISPLQLRWIADELAADPSFEVSVWADSVRTVELMEQARSAYVGPDARPLDVLVEVGGIGGRTGARDLETALAVGQAIKDASTLRLAGVAGYEGAIGHGVDEANLEEVRAYLRELAGVHHRLRPLYDADVVPIVSAGGSQYFEQVAKVLASEAGEGARVVLRSGAYIAHDDGLYRRVSPLGEHPRTDGEQLVAAMHGWIRITSQPEPGLAIFDAGRRDFPFDQDWPEPQLIRPHATGDPVLPATGMTVTNLNDQHGFLHFTDVPVVIGDELRVGLSHPCTAFDKWGLIPVVDDADAADPVVVDLVRTFF is encoded by the coding sequence ATGCCTGCGTACGATGCCGACGCTGTTGCCGCTCTTGCCGACCAGCAGGTGAGCTGGCGGGACAAGGCCCTGCCGCCGGGCTTCTGGGGCCGGACCGTCGCCGACGTGCTGGCCGAGAAGCCCCGGCTGTCCCAACTGCCGACGCCGTTGATGACGCTCTCGGCGGCCGGCCTGCGGCACAACGTCGACACGCTGGCCACCTGGTGCGCGCGGCACGGCGTCGAGCTCGCGCCGCACGGCAAGACCACGATGGCGCCCGCGCTCTGGGCGATGCAGCTGGACGCCGGCGCCTGGGCGATCACGCTCGCGAACGCGTTCCAGCTCGGGGTGGCCCGGGCGTACGGCGTCCGGCGGGTGCTGATCGCGAACGCGGTGATCTCACCGCTGCAGCTGCGCTGGATCGCCGACGAGCTCGCGGCCGACCCGTCGTTCGAGGTGTCGGTCTGGGCGGACTCGGTCCGGACCGTCGAGCTCATGGAGCAGGCGCGGTCGGCGTACGTCGGACCGGACGCCCGGCCGCTCGACGTGCTGGTCGAGGTCGGCGGGATCGGCGGCCGGACCGGCGCTCGCGACCTGGAGACCGCGCTCGCCGTCGGCCAGGCGATCAAGGACGCGTCCACGCTCCGCCTGGCCGGTGTCGCCGGCTACGAGGGCGCGATCGGCCACGGCGTCGACGAGGCGAACCTGGAGGAGGTCCGCGCGTACCTCCGGGAGCTGGCCGGTGTGCACCACCGGCTCCGCCCGCTGTACGACGCGGACGTCGTACCGATCGTCAGCGCGGGCGGCAGCCAGTACTTCGAGCAGGTCGCGAAGGTCCTCGCGTCCGAGGCCGGTGAAGGCGCCCGGGTGGTCCTGCGTTCCGGTGCGTACATCGCCCACGACGACGGGCTGTACCGCCGCGTGTCGCCACTCGGCGAGCACCCGCGGACCGATGGCGAGCAACTGGTCGCCGCCATGCACGGCTGGATCCGGATCACGTCGCAGCCCGAGCCGGGGCTGGCGATCTTCGACGCCGGGCGCCGCGACTTCCCGTTCGACCAGGACTGGCCGGAGCCGCAGCTGATCCGGCCCCACGCTACGGGCGATCCGGTCCTGCCCGCGACCGGGATGACCGTCACCAACCTCAACGACCAGCACGGTTTCCTGCACTTCACCGACGTACCGGTGGTGATCGGCGACGAGCTGCGGGTCGGGCTCTCACATCCTTGTACGGCGTTCGACAAGTGGGGCCTGATCCCGGTCGTCGACGACGCGGACGCCGCCGACCCGGTCGTCGTCGATCTGGTGCGGACGTTCTTCTGA
- a CDS encoding N-acyl-D-amino-acid deacylase family protein encodes MLTITGALIVDGSGAPGYHADVAVDAGRIVAIGNDLPAAGRTIDAGGLVLSPGFIDMHAHSDLQILVNPDHTAKVSQGVTLEVLGQDGLSFAPIDDPTRAVVRRQIAGWNGEPDDFDFSWSTVAGYLDRLDQGIACNAAYLVPQGTLRMMVVGTSNRPATGPELQRMKQLLADGLREGAVGMSSGLTYTPGMFADTDELVALCSVVAEYGGYYAPHQRSYGRGALEAYAEMIEVARRSGCALHLTHAVMNFAPNAGRGAELVEMIDKALASGVDVTTDTYPYLPGATTLSAVLPSWTAEGGPDAQLARLRDPAARERITYELEQVGTDGCHGCVVEWDTLEIAGVRNQALSETVGNTIAALSARSGKPAADVFYEILLADDLATSILQHVGHEDNVRTIMRHPAHTGGSDGILVGGKPHPRAWGTFPRYLARYVRELGILELADCIHHLTGRPARRLRLTDRGLVREGYAADLVLFDPDTVRDAATFPEPRQPAEGIPYVFVNGVPVIDAGHRTDALPGRAVRRTERKPL; translated from the coding sequence ATGCTCACCATCACGGGCGCGCTGATCGTCGACGGCTCCGGTGCGCCGGGGTACCACGCCGACGTCGCCGTCGACGCCGGCCGGATCGTAGCCATCGGCAACGACCTGCCGGCCGCGGGCCGGACCATCGACGCGGGCGGGCTGGTGCTGTCGCCCGGCTTCATCGACATGCACGCGCACTCCGACCTGCAGATCCTGGTCAACCCGGACCACACCGCCAAGGTCAGCCAGGGCGTCACGCTCGAGGTGCTCGGCCAGGACGGCCTCTCCTTCGCGCCGATCGACGACCCGACCCGGGCCGTCGTGCGGCGCCAGATCGCCGGCTGGAACGGCGAACCCGACGACTTCGACTTCTCCTGGTCGACGGTCGCCGGCTACCTCGACCGGCTCGATCAGGGCATCGCGTGCAACGCGGCGTACCTGGTCCCGCAGGGCACCTTGCGGATGATGGTCGTTGGCACATCCAACCGTCCAGCGACCGGTCCTGAACTGCAGCGGATGAAGCAGCTGCTCGCGGACGGCCTGCGCGAGGGTGCGGTCGGGATGAGCAGCGGGCTCACGTACACGCCGGGCATGTTCGCCGACACCGACGAGCTCGTCGCGCTCTGCTCCGTGGTCGCCGAGTACGGCGGGTACTACGCGCCGCACCAGCGCTCCTACGGTCGCGGGGCACTCGAGGCGTACGCCGAGATGATCGAGGTGGCGCGCCGCTCGGGCTGCGCGCTGCACCTGACCCATGCGGTGATGAACTTCGCGCCGAACGCGGGCCGCGGCGCCGAGCTGGTCGAGATGATCGACAAGGCACTGGCATCCGGCGTCGACGTCACCACCGACACCTACCCGTACTTGCCCGGGGCAACCACCCTCTCCGCGGTGCTGCCGAGCTGGACCGCCGAGGGTGGACCGGACGCGCAGCTGGCCCGGCTCCGCGACCCGGCCGCCCGCGAGCGGATCACGTACGAGCTCGAGCAGGTCGGTACCGACGGCTGTCACGGCTGCGTGGTCGAATGGGACACGCTCGAGATCGCCGGCGTCCGCAATCAAGCGCTGTCCGAAACGGTCGGAAACACCATCGCGGCACTCTCCGCGCGTTCCGGGAAGCCGGCCGCGGACGTGTTCTACGAGATCCTGCTCGCCGACGACCTGGCCACGTCGATCCTGCAGCACGTCGGCCACGAGGACAACGTGCGGACGATCATGCGGCACCCGGCGCACACCGGCGGTTCGGACGGGATCCTGGTCGGCGGCAAACCGCATCCACGCGCGTGGGGCACGTTCCCGCGCTACCTCGCCCGCTACGTCCGCGAACTCGGCATCCTCGAGCTCGCCGACTGCATCCATCACCTCACCGGCCGCCCGGCCCGCCGGCTCCGGCTCACCGATCGCGGCCTGGTCCGCGAGGGGTACGCCGCTGACCTGGTCCTGTTCGACCCGGACACCGTCCGCGACGCCGCCACCTTCCCCGAACCCCGGCAACCGGCCGAGGGCATCCCGTACGTGTTCGTCAACGGCGTACCCGTCATCGACGCCGGCCACCGCACCGACGCTTTGCCCGGCCGTGCCGTACGCCGAACTGAAAGGAAACCCCTGTGA
- a CDS encoding bifunctional 4-hydroxy-2-oxoglutarate aldolase/2-dehydro-3-deoxy-phosphogluconate aldolase gives MNTLDLLRADRVLTVVRAPEISDARDLCAALVAGGIHVVELTYTTPDLPRHLERAAATAAETGAVVGAGTVQTGDQATQAIDAGAQFLVTPGQGLEAAAIADAARTAGIPLVLGAFTPSEVMTALALGSVAVKIFPAHQLGPKYFKDLNGPFPGVPLIPSGGVNAGNARDFLDAGALAVSAGTDVVAPTDVAATNWDAITTKAKAFCAAIAP, from the coding sequence GTGAACACCCTGGACCTGCTGCGCGCCGACCGGGTGCTGACCGTCGTCCGCGCCCCGGAGATCTCCGACGCCCGCGACCTGTGCGCCGCGTTGGTTGCCGGCGGCATCCACGTCGTCGAGCTCACGTACACCACCCCGGACCTGCCCCGGCACCTCGAACGCGCCGCCGCCACCGCGGCCGAGACCGGCGCGGTCGTCGGCGCGGGTACCGTGCAGACCGGCGACCAGGCGACGCAGGCGATCGACGCGGGCGCCCAGTTCCTCGTCACGCCCGGCCAGGGCCTCGAGGCGGCCGCGATCGCCGACGCCGCCCGCACCGCGGGCATCCCGCTCGTCCTCGGCGCGTTCACGCCGTCCGAGGTGATGACCGCGCTGGCGCTGGGTTCCGTCGCCGTGAAGATCTTCCCGGCCCACCAGCTCGGCCCGAAGTACTTCAAGGACCTCAACGGACCGTTCCCCGGCGTACCGCTGATCCCGTCCGGCGGCGTCAACGCCGGCAACGCCCGGGACTTCCTCGACGCCGGAGCGCTCGCGGTCAGCGCCGGTACGGATGTCGTCGCACCCACCGACGTCGCGGCAACGAACTGGGACGCCATCACCACGAAGGCGAAGGCGTTCTGCGCGGCTATTGCACCGTGA
- a CDS encoding DUF4097 family beta strand repeat-containing protein, with protein MSLTKAQRTMLLVGLIPLLAVVLGSAAVTVSVIRGKLQYSYSAAFAPAADGVQITSDVSTQVEPSFDGQVHVTVDGTYGAQRPEVNVSTAGKVVVVATRCPDSHCQVDLTVEVPAATAALKAKVDGGSLNVAGVSSPLTVDVSQGSVDMARVRSPQISVSAREGSISLFFDVAPQQVSASSTDGSITVQLPRTTAYSIDAVASQGSTDLSVPNDPTATHRLRLRSSYGSITVQ; from the coding sequence ATGAGCCTCACAAAGGCGCAGCGGACGATGCTGCTCGTGGGATTGATTCCCTTGCTGGCGGTTGTCCTCGGCAGCGCGGCGGTGACCGTCTCGGTGATCCGGGGCAAGCTGCAGTACAGCTACTCGGCCGCGTTCGCGCCGGCCGCGGACGGGGTGCAGATCACCTCCGACGTGTCGACGCAGGTCGAGCCGAGCTTCGACGGTCAGGTCCATGTCACGGTCGACGGCACGTACGGGGCGCAGCGACCTGAGGTCAACGTGTCGACCGCCGGCAAGGTCGTGGTGGTGGCGACCAGGTGCCCGGACTCGCACTGTCAGGTCGATCTCACGGTCGAGGTGCCCGCTGCGACAGCAGCGCTCAAGGCGAAGGTCGACGGCGGTTCGCTGAACGTGGCCGGCGTCTCGTCGCCTTTGACGGTCGACGTGAGCCAGGGATCGGTGGACATGGCGCGGGTCCGGAGCCCGCAGATCTCTGTCAGTGCGCGTGAAGGATCGATCTCGCTGTTCTTCGATGTCGCACCGCAGCAGGTGTCGGCGAGCTCCACCGATGGGTCGATCACGGTGCAGTTGCCGCGCACGACGGCGTACTCGATCGACGCGGTCGCGTCGCAGGGCTCGACGGATCTGAGCGTGCCGAACGATCCGACCGCGACGCACCGGCTCCGGCTGCGCAGCAGCTACGGCAGCATCACGGTGCAATAG
- a CDS encoding response regulator transcription factor: protein MRVAIAEDSVLLREGIVRLLEEQDCEVVAAVGDGDALLKAVEAQRPDVCVVDVRMPPTFTDEGLRAALVIRERYADVGVLVLSQYVEERYASELIGGNPGGVGYLLKDRVADVDQFIDGLRRVAGGGAALDPEVISQLLVRSRKVDPLAVLSPREQDVLRAMAEGKSNAGIAQALVVGEGAVEKHISNIFLKLQLSPTDGEHRRVLAVLRYLGTS, encoded by the coding sequence ATGCGGGTCGCGATCGCCGAGGACTCGGTGCTGTTGCGCGAGGGGATCGTGCGGCTGCTTGAGGAACAGGACTGCGAGGTGGTCGCGGCGGTCGGCGACGGAGACGCACTGCTGAAGGCGGTCGAGGCGCAGCGCCCGGACGTGTGCGTGGTCGACGTACGGATGCCGCCGACCTTCACCGACGAAGGGTTGCGGGCGGCGCTGGTGATCCGGGAGCGGTACGCCGACGTCGGTGTGCTGGTGTTGTCGCAGTACGTCGAGGAGCGGTACGCCAGCGAGCTGATCGGCGGAAACCCTGGCGGCGTCGGGTACCTGCTGAAGGACCGGGTCGCGGATGTGGACCAGTTCATCGACGGACTGCGCCGGGTCGCGGGCGGCGGCGCGGCGCTGGACCCGGAGGTGATCTCGCAGCTGCTGGTGCGGTCCCGGAAGGTGGATCCGCTGGCCGTGCTCAGCCCGCGGGAACAGGACGTGCTTCGTGCGATGGCGGAGGGCAAGTCGAACGCCGGGATCGCGCAGGCGCTCGTTGTCGGCGAAGGTGCGGTCGAGAAGCACATCAGCAACATCTTCCTCAAGCTCCAGCTGTCACCGACCGACGGCGAACACCGCCGGGTGCTCGCCGTCCTCAGATACCTGGGTACGTCATGA
- a CDS encoding sensor histidine kinase yields MSVAASPVPRAPWRLWRSPYLWLATIHILGDSVVVLTSGLLVLCATILVLLGMPFAALGIPISVWANRSVYTIAGWERARARITRGQQVTPLVPPPRTGSRQEDALQAINDPGLWRQFAYYCALLLLATIWFFAVVVAWSIPPVLIALPAYYSQYAASQAQLGPFVIDNVKSATIVAVLAALFLFFVSPLIVRAASAFDGWLAKELLGPSESGVLAERVHQLVQSRQQVVDSVEAERRRMERDLHDGAQQRLVSLAMTLGRAKNRLGDKDPAVRALIEEAHSEAMQAIAEIRDLTRGLHPPVLTDRGLDAALSAVAARSVVPVRLSVDVHPRPSLTIESIAYFVVTEALTNVAKHADAAAAEVRVTREGDILRVEVRDDGRGGADPAGGSGLRGLSDRVAGVDGRLTVDSPPGGGTILIAEVPCG; encoded by the coding sequence ATGAGCGTTGCAGCGAGTCCGGTTCCCCGGGCACCCTGGCGGCTCTGGCGGTCGCCGTACTTGTGGTTGGCAACGATCCATATCCTCGGCGACTCGGTGGTCGTGCTGACGTCGGGTCTGCTCGTGCTGTGCGCGACGATCCTGGTGCTGCTCGGGATGCCGTTCGCGGCGCTCGGGATCCCGATCAGCGTGTGGGCGAACCGATCGGTTTACACCATCGCGGGCTGGGAGCGAGCCCGGGCGCGAATCACCCGTGGCCAGCAGGTGACGCCGCTGGTGCCGCCGCCGCGGACCGGTTCGCGGCAGGAGGACGCGCTGCAGGCGATCAACGATCCGGGCCTGTGGCGGCAGTTCGCCTACTACTGCGCGCTGTTGCTGCTGGCAACGATCTGGTTCTTCGCGGTGGTGGTCGCCTGGTCGATCCCGCCGGTGCTGATCGCGCTGCCGGCGTACTACTCGCAGTACGCGGCGTCGCAGGCGCAGCTCGGGCCGTTCGTCATCGACAACGTCAAGTCGGCCACGATCGTGGCCGTGCTCGCAGCGCTGTTCCTGTTCTTCGTCTCGCCGCTGATCGTCCGGGCCGCGTCGGCGTTCGACGGCTGGCTGGCGAAGGAGCTGCTCGGCCCGTCGGAGTCCGGCGTCCTCGCCGAGCGCGTCCACCAACTGGTGCAAAGCCGGCAGCAGGTGGTCGACTCGGTCGAGGCCGAGCGGCGGCGGATGGAACGTGACCTGCACGACGGTGCCCAGCAGCGGCTGGTGTCGCTGGCGATGACGCTCGGCCGGGCGAAGAACCGGCTCGGCGACAAGGACCCGGCGGTCCGGGCGCTGATCGAGGAGGCGCACTCGGAGGCGATGCAGGCGATCGCCGAGATCCGCGACCTGACCCGGGGCCTGCACCCGCCGGTGCTGACCGACCGCGGCCTGGACGCGGCGCTGTCCGCGGTCGCGGCCCGATCCGTCGTACCGGTCCGGCTGAGCGTCGACGTGCACCCGCGGCCGTCACTGACGATCGAGTCGATCGCGTACTTCGTGGTGACCGAGGCGTTGACGAACGTCGCCAAGCACGCGGACGCCGCCGCGGCCGAGGTACGCGTCACGCGCGAGGGCGACATACTGCGGGTCGAGGTACGCGACGACGGACGCGGCGGGGCCGACCCGGCGGGCGGTAGTGGATTGCGCGGGCTGTCCGATCGGGTGGCTGGTGTGGACGGACGGCTGACGGTGGACAGCCCGCCCGGCGGCGGGACCATCCTGATCGCGGAGGTGCCCTGTGGCTGA
- the rplA gene encoding 50S ribosomal protein L1 has translation MAQRSKAYRAAAEKIDFDHLYTPLEAVRLAKEAAGSKKFNSTVDVAMRLGVDPRKADQMVRGTVNLPHGTGKTARVLVFATGEKAEQAKAAGADFVGDDDMIKKVTDGWLDFDAVVATPDLMGKVGRLGRVLGPRGLMPNPKTGTVTPDVTKAVTDIKGGKIEFRVDRHANLHFIIGKASFDEAQLVENYSAALEEILRLKPASSKGRYIKKTVFSTTMGPGVQVDPNLTRNLTEEPVEA, from the coding sequence ATGGCACAGCGCAGCAAGGCATACCGCGCCGCGGCGGAGAAGATCGACTTCGATCACCTCTACACGCCGCTCGAGGCGGTCCGGCTGGCCAAGGAGGCCGCCGGCAGCAAGAAGTTCAACTCCACCGTGGACGTGGCGATGCGTCTCGGGGTCGACCCGCGCAAGGCCGACCAGATGGTGCGTGGCACCGTCAACCTTCCGCACGGTACCGGCAAGACGGCACGGGTCCTCGTCTTCGCCACCGGTGAGAAGGCCGAGCAGGCCAAGGCGGCGGGCGCCGACTTCGTCGGCGACGACGACATGATCAAGAAGGTGACCGACGGCTGGCTGGACTTCGACGCCGTCGTCGCCACCCCTGACCTGATGGGCAAGGTCGGCCGTCTCGGTCGCGTCCTCGGCCCGCGTGGTCTGATGCCGAACCCGAAGACCGGCACCGTCACCCCGGACGTCACGAAGGCTGTCACCGACATCAAGGGCGGCAAGATCGAGTTCCGGGTCGACCGGCACGCGAACCTGCACTTCATCATCGGCAAGGCGTCGTTCGACGAGGCCCAGCTGGTGGAGAACTACAGCGCCGCGCTCGAGGAGATCCTGCGGTTGAAGCCGGCCAGCTCGAAGGGCCGCTACATCAAGAAGACGGTCTTCTCGACCACGATGGGTCCGGGTGTCCAGGTTGACCCCAACCTGACCCGCAACCTCACCGAGGAGCCGGTCGAGGCCTGA
- the rplK gene encoding 50S ribosomal protein L11, with protein MPPKKKIAALVKVQLQAGAATPAPPVGTALGPHGVNIMEFCKAYNAQTESMRGNVVPVEITIYEDRSFTFVTKTPPAPEMIKKAAGLQKGSAVPQRDKVGKITKDQVREIATTKMPDLNARDIDAAMKIIEGTARSMGVTIDG; from the coding sequence ATGCCTCCCAAGAAGAAGATCGCTGCACTGGTCAAGGTGCAGCTCCAGGCCGGTGCCGCGACGCCGGCCCCGCCGGTCGGTACCGCGCTCGGTCCGCACGGCGTCAACATCATGGAGTTCTGCAAGGCGTACAACGCCCAGACCGAATCCATGCGCGGCAACGTGGTGCCGGTCGAGATCACGATCTACGAAGACCGCTCCTTCACCTTCGTCACCAAGACGCCGCCGGCGCCGGAGATGATCAAGAAGGCCGCTGGCCTGCAGAAGGGCTCCGCCGTTCCGCAGCGCGACAAGGTCGGCAAGATCACCAAGGACCAGGTCCGCGAGATCGCCACCACCAAGATGCCGGACCTGAACGCCCGGGACATCGACGCGGCGATGAAGATCATCGAGGGTACGGCGCGCTCCATGGGCGTCACCATCGACGGCTGA
- the nusG gene encoding transcription termination/antitermination protein NusG codes for MVPAADEAAGEDAEVVTAGDVEDATEELAAETAETAPETTTEPAAAPDEVVFSSAGADDSTDEDSADDSADEDSAEDEEEPEPEEPGDPLEELRARLRSQFGDWYVVHTYSGMENRVKGNLENRINSLNMEDYIFEIIVPTEEVAEIKNGQRRMVKRTVLPGYVLVRMDLTDESWSTVRHTPSVTGFVGNSQKPVPLSLEEVEKMLAPAVVAAAEAAAAEAGAAPAKTAAKKKVEVADFGVGDSVMVVDGPFATLHATVTEINAEAQRIKALVEIFGRETPVELSFNQIQKV; via the coding sequence GTGGTCCCGGCGGCCGACGAGGCCGCGGGCGAGGACGCCGAGGTGGTGACCGCCGGCGACGTCGAGGACGCCACCGAGGAGCTCGCCGCGGAGACCGCCGAGACCGCGCCGGAGACCACCACCGAGCCGGCCGCCGCGCCGGACGAGGTCGTCTTCTCCAGCGCCGGCGCGGACGACAGCACCGACGAGGACAGCGCGGACGACAGCGCCGACGAGGACAGTGCCGAGGACGAGGAAGAGCCGGAGCCCGAGGAACCGGGTGACCCGCTCGAGGAGCTGCGCGCCCGGCTGCGTTCGCAGTTCGGCGACTGGTACGTCGTGCACACGTACTCAGGGATGGAGAACCGGGTCAAGGGCAACCTGGAGAACCGGATCAACTCCCTGAACATGGAGGACTACATCTTCGAGATCATCGTGCCGACCGAGGAGGTCGCCGAGATCAAGAACGGGCAGCGCCGGATGGTGAAGCGTACGGTGCTGCCGGGCTACGTGCTGGTCCGGATGGATCTGACCGACGAGTCCTGGTCGACCGTGCGGCACACGCCGTCGGTGACCGGTTTCGTCGGCAACAGCCAGAAGCCGGTCCCGCTCAGCCTCGAAGAGGTGGAGAAGATGCTCGCTCCGGCCGTCGTGGCGGCGGCCGAGGCGGCGGCAGCCGAAGCCGGCGCCGCACCCGCCAAGACCGCGGCCAAGAAGAAGGTCGAGGTCGCCGACTTCGGTGTCGGTGACTCGGTCATGGTGGTCGACGGGCCGTTCGCGACCCTGCACGCCACAGTCACGGAGATCAATGCCGAGGCCCAGCGGATCAAGGCCCTGGTGGAGATCTTCGGCCGGGAGACCCCGGTGGAACTCAGCTTCAACCAGATCCAGAAAGTCTAA
- the secE gene encoding preprotein translocase subunit SecE: MTETRTPAPSGAGKPAEGKQGRGLLRFYRQVVAELRKVVWPTRKQLSTYFVVVLTFVVFVIAIVSVLDLAFGWAMFKIFG; this comes from the coding sequence GTGACGGAGACGCGCACCCCGGCACCGTCCGGCGCCGGCAAGCCCGCCGAGGGCAAGCAGGGCAGGGGCCTGCTGCGCTTCTACCGGCAGGTGGTGGCCGAGCTCCGCAAGGTCGTCTGGCCGACGCGCAAGCAGCTGTCCACCTACTTCGTGGTCGTGCTGACCTTCGTGGTGTTCGTGATCGCGATCGTCTCGGTCCTCGACCTCGCCTTCGGTTGGGCGATGTTCAAGATCTTCGGCTGA